The Camelus dromedarius isolate mCamDro1 chromosome 1, mCamDro1.pat, whole genome shotgun sequence genome has a window encoding:
- the ATOH1 gene encoding transcription factor ATOH1: MSRLLHAEEWAEVKELGDHHRHPQPHHLPQPPPPQTPATLQTREHPVYPAELSLLDSTDPRAWLAPTLQGICTARAAQYLLHSPELGASEAPAPRDEADGRGELVRRSGGGCSSKSPGPVKVREQLCKLKGGVVVDELSCSRQRAPSSKQVNGVQKQRRLAANARERRRMHGLNHAFDQLRNVIPSFNNDKKLSKYETLQMAQIYINALSELLQTPSGGDQPPPPPASCKSDHHHLRAAAPYEAGAGTATAAGTSPASGGGQRPTPPGSCRTRFSAPASAGGYSVQLEALHFSTFEDSALTAMMAQKNLSPSLPGGILQPVQEESSKTSPRSHRSDGEFSPHSHYSDSDEAS; the protein is encoded by the coding sequence ATGTCCCGCCTGCTACATGCAGAAGAGTGGGCTGAAGTGAAGGAGTTGGGGGACCACCATCGCCATCCCCAGCCGCACCACCTCCCGCAGCCGCCGCCACCACAGACACCTGCGACCCTGCAGACTAGGGAGCATCCCGTCTACCCAGCCGAGCTGTCCCTCCTGGACAGCACCGACCCACGCGCCTGGCTGGCTCCCACTTTGCAGGGCATCTGCACGGCACGCGCCGCCCAGTACTTGCTGCACTCCCCAGAGCTGGGTGCCTCCGAGGCCCCGGCGCCCCGGGACGAGGCGGACGGCCGAGGGGAACTGGTGAGAAggagcggcggcggctgcagcagCAAGAGCCCCGGGCCGGTGAAAGTGCGGGAACAGCTGTGCAAGCTGAAAGGCGGGGTAGTGGTAGACGAGCTGAGCTGCAGCCGCCAGCGCGCCCCTTCCAGCAAACAGGTGAACGGGGTGCAGAAGCAAAGGCGGCTAGCGGCCAACGCCAGGGAGCGACGCAGGATGCACGGGCTGAACCACGCCTTCGACCAGCTGCGCAACGTTATCCCGTCCTTCAACAACGACAAGAAGCTGTCCAAGTACGAGACCCTGCAGATGGCCCAGATCTACATCAACGCGTTGTCCGAGCTGCTTCAAACCCCCAGCGGAGGGGAccaaccgccgccgccgccagcatCTTGCAAGAGTGACCACCACCACCTTCGCGCAGCAGCCCCCTACGAAGCAGGTGCGGGCACCGCGACTGCAGCTGGGACGTCGCCGGCCTCCGGAGGGGGCCAGCGGCCAACCCCACCCGGAAGCTGCCGGACTCGCTTTTCGGCCCCGGCCTCCGCAGGAGGATACTCGGTGCAGCTAGAAGCTCTGCACTTCTCGACTTTCGAGGACAGCGCCCTGACGGCGATGATGGCGCAAAAGAACCTGTCGCCTTCGCTGCCTGGGGGCATCCTGCAGCCAGTGCAGGAGGAAAGTAGCAAAACTTCGCCCCGGTCCCACAGAAGCGACGGGGAGTTTTCTCCTCATTCCCATTACAGTGACTCGGATGAGGCAAGTTAG